A single Salmo trutta chromosome 14, fSalTru1.1, whole genome shotgun sequence DNA region contains:
- the drd5a gene encoding D(1B) dopamine receptor, which yields MAQWTGFPLERTENPAKYNSVHKNHSVPLSLGEIMWNSTESEGTSDGGNELVIRTVTGCLLSLLILWTLLGNLMVCSAVLRIRQLRSKVTNIFIVSLAVSDLFVAILVMPWKAVAEVAGYWPFGTFCNYWVAFDIMCSTASILNLCIISVDRYWAISSPFRYERKMTQRVAFVMISVTWTLSVLISFIPVQLNWHKASEDEIFRAHNASLGQVEENCDSSLNREYAISSSLISFYIPVAIMIVTYTRIYRIAQIQIRTIASLERAAEHATSCRTNRLECQHHNTLKTSIKRETKVLKTLSIIMGVFVCCWLPFFILNCIVPFCDKPQTDQDAGLPCVSETTFDVFVWFGWTNSSMNPIIYAFNAEFRKAFASLLGCRNFCSSTPVETVNISNELVSYNQDTLVHKEIVNAYVNMIPNVVECIEHEDTFDRISQLTHNNENGTDSVCDLGDCEEEISIDRMTPFTPNGLH from the coding sequence ATGGCGCAATGGACTGGCTTTCCACTTGAGAGGACAGAGAACCCTGCGAAATACAACTCAGTGCATAAGAACCACTCCGTCCCGTTATCTCTTGGGGAGATTATGTGGAACTCGACCGAATCGGAGGGAACATCCGACGGTGGAAATGAACTGGTCATCCGGACAGTGACGGGCTGTTTGCTCTCACTGCTCATCCTATGGACACTGCTGGGAAACCTTATGGTGTGCTCTGCCGTGCTACGAATTCGGCAATTACGAAGTAAAGTGACCAACATTTTCATCGTTTCTTTGGCTGTGTCGGATTTATTCGTTGCAATTCTGGTGATGCCATGGAAAGCTGTGGCTGAGGTGGCGGGGTATTGGCCATTTGGCACTTTTTGTAATTACTGGGTGGCGTTTGACATTATGTGCTCAACTGCGTCTATCCTCAACCTCTGCATTATCAGCGTGGATAGATACTGGGCCATATCAAGTCCATTCCGCTACGAGAGAAAAATGACCCAACGAGTTGCCTTTGTGATGATAAGCGTCACGTGGACTTTGTCTGTTCTCATTTCATTCATACCCGTCCAACTGAACTGGCACAAAGCCAGCGAAGACGAAATATTTAGAGCGCATAACGCCTCCTTGGGTCAAGTAGAGGAAAACTGTGACTCTAGCCTCAACAGAGAATACGCCATATCGTCATCTTTAATAAGTTTCTACATACCCGTAGCAATTATGATTGTGACATACACGAGAATATATCGGATTGCTCAGATTCAAATCAGGACTATAGCTTCCCTAGAGCGCGCGGCAGAGCACGCCACAAGTTGCAGGACCAACAGACTCGAGTGCCAACACCACAATACCTTGAAAACGTCTATTAAAAGGGAAACCAAAGTTTTAAAAACGTTATCGATCATTATGGGTGTTTTTGTGTGTTGTTGgttacctttttttattttgaactgCATAGTTCCATTCTGTGACAAACCACAGACTGACCAAGATGCAGGTCTCCCGTGCGTCAGCGAGACAACATTTGACGTCTTCGTGTGGTTTGGCTGGACTAATTCATCCATGAATCCTATTATTTACGCTTTTAATGCAGAGTTCAGAAAAGCATTTGCCAGTCTGCTGGGTTGTCGTAATTTCTGCTCCAGCACACCAGTTGAAACTGTGAACATTAGCAACGAGTTGGTCTCCTATAACCAGGACACACTTGTCCATAAAGAAATCGTGAACGCCTACGTCAATATGATCCCCAACGTAGTGGAATGCATTGAGCACGAGGACACGTTTGACAGGATATCACAGTTAACTCACAACAATGAAAATGGCACCGACTCCGTTTGTGACTTGGGCGATTGCGAGGAAGAGATTAGCATCGACAGGATGACACCATTTACCCCCAACGGTTTACATTGA